A window of Candidatus Pantoea floridensis contains these coding sequences:
- the cutD gene encoding choline TMA-lyase-activating enzyme, translated as MEAVAELKGRIFNIQKYSIYDGDGIRTLVFFKGCNIRCPWCANPEGLVKNFQVMFSRDKCIDCGECVNICPVGIHKNIDGKHIVDRGIDCIGCRQCENICTKNALDILGKDVTVSELMDIIMQDYDFYISSGGGVTIGGGEMSLQTDFAVALFTECKKMMINTAVETQGTTSLANYQKLQPVTDTFLFDLKQISSEQHKSLFGIGNESVLRNLEWLVDSGAKVIVRMPLVRCYNDSYDSITGAIDYICRLAKRGNIQRIDFLPYHQLGKMKYERLGMEYPILNDPSYSAEELHRLEQFLAQFDFDIRLVRH; from the coding sequence ATGGAAGCAGTGGCTGAATTAAAAGGGCGGATTTTTAATATCCAAAAGTACTCCATTTATGATGGTGATGGTATTCGTACGCTAGTCTTTTTTAAAGGCTGCAATATACGTTGCCCCTGGTGTGCGAATCCAGAGGGTCTGGTTAAAAACTTTCAGGTAATGTTCTCACGTGACAAGTGCATTGATTGTGGTGAATGCGTAAATATTTGTCCGGTAGGTATTCATAAAAATATTGATGGCAAACATATTGTTGATCGTGGCATAGATTGCATTGGTTGCCGACAATGTGAAAATATTTGCACCAAAAATGCATTGGATATTCTAGGTAAAGATGTCACCGTCTCTGAGTTGATGGACATTATCATGCAGGATTACGATTTCTATATCTCATCCGGTGGTGGTGTCACGATTGGTGGCGGTGAAATGAGCTTGCAAACGGATTTTGCTGTGGCGCTGTTCACTGAATGTAAAAAAATGATGATCAATACGGCGGTTGAAACGCAAGGAACAACGTCTCTTGCTAACTATCAAAAGCTTCAGCCCGTTACAGATACCTTTTTATTTGACCTTAAACAAATCAGTAGCGAGCAGCATAAAAGCTTATTCGGTATTGGCAACGAGTCTGTGCTGCGCAACCTTGAATGGCTGGTGGATTCAGGCGCGAAGGTGATAGTCAGAATGCCGCTAGTTCGTTGTTATAACGATTCGTATGATTCAATTACGGGAGCGATTGACTATATTTGCAGGCTTGCTAAGCGGGGCAATATTCAACGTATCGATTTTTTACCTTATCACCAATTAGGAAAAATGAAATATGAACGACTAGGGATGGAATATCCCATTCTAAATGATCCTTCTTATAGTGCAGAGGAGTTGCATCG